The Streptomyces sp. NBC_00224 genome has a window encoding:
- a CDS encoding CU044_2847 family protein, with translation MPHDDYMELILDDGARVRVELTPVGGPRTAPAADDDLPGGIGGSTPVGRGGERVAALATDTLAAVLRPLGPFLQQVHDSVRGIPDPPDSLDVGFGLQIGQDLKLGIVGVNGQASMTVSATWQLRPDGAEGADGGN, from the coding sequence GACGACTACATGGAACTCATCCTCGACGACGGGGCCCGGGTCAGAGTCGAACTGACACCCGTCGGCGGGCCCCGGACCGCCCCGGCAGCGGACGACGACCTACCGGGCGGGATCGGCGGGTCGACACCCGTCGGGCGCGGCGGCGAGCGGGTCGCCGCGCTCGCCACGGACACGCTCGCGGCCGTACTGCGACCGCTGGGGCCCTTCCTCCAGCAGGTCCACGACTCCGTACGGGGCATCCCCGACCCGCCCGACTCCCTCGACGTCGGCTTCGGCCTCCAGATCGGCCAGGACCTCAAGCTCGGGATCGTCGGCGTCAACGGCCAGGCCAGCATGACCGTCTCGGCGACCTGGCAGCTGCGGCCCGACGGCGCCGAAGGCGCCGACGGCGGCAACTGA